In a genomic window of Streptomyces noursei ATCC 11455:
- a CDS encoding quinone oxidoreductase family protein: MRAIQVYEVGGPEVLQEAKVDQPRPGPGEAIVEVAASGVNFLDVYHREGRYSLPLPFTPGTEGAGTVVEVGPGVADVAVGDRVGWVEIPGTYAERAVVDSSRLVPLPDDIGFETAAAVLLQGMTAHYLVKDAYPVQGGDTVLVHAAAGGMGLLLTQLITHLGGRVIGTTSTTAKAELAKRAGAAEVILSSAVDDLAAEVRRLNGGQGLPVVFDGVGAHTFDASLASLRTRGHLVLFGAASGAVPPFDPIQLAHGGSLTLIRPSLGDFIADRSELLRRAADVFEWVRSKALEVTVTGRYTLSEAAQAHSDLEARRTTGKLLVIPDAAAIGRREETQS; the protein is encoded by the coding sequence ATGCGAGCGATTCAGGTGTACGAAGTGGGCGGTCCCGAGGTGCTGCAGGAGGCCAAGGTGGACCAGCCGCGGCCGGGTCCGGGCGAGGCGATCGTGGAGGTCGCCGCATCCGGGGTCAACTTCCTCGACGTCTACCACCGCGAAGGCCGGTACAGCCTCCCGCTGCCCTTCACCCCGGGCACTGAGGGCGCCGGCACGGTCGTCGAAGTTGGACCCGGCGTCGCTGACGTCGCAGTCGGGGACCGGGTCGGTTGGGTGGAGATTCCCGGCACGTATGCCGAGCGGGCCGTCGTGGACTCCTCCCGGCTGGTGCCGCTGCCCGACGACATCGGCTTCGAGACAGCCGCCGCCGTGCTCCTCCAAGGCATGACCGCGCACTATCTCGTCAAGGACGCCTACCCGGTTCAGGGGGGCGACACGGTGCTCGTGCATGCGGCTGCTGGTGGCATGGGGCTGCTTTTGACCCAGCTCATCACCCACCTCGGCGGCAGGGTGATCGGCACGACGTCGACCACGGCGAAGGCCGAGCTGGCGAAGCGTGCCGGGGCCGCTGAGGTGATCCTTTCCTCCGCAGTCGACGATCTCGCAGCCGAGGTGAGGCGGCTCAACGGCGGTCAGGGACTGCCGGTTGTCTTCGACGGCGTCGGCGCGCACACCTTCGACGCGAGCCTCGCCAGCCTGCGAACCCGCGGCCATCTCGTGCTCTTCGGCGCGGCAAGTGGTGCCGTGCCGCCGTTTGATCCGATTCAGCTCGCCCACGGCGGTTCGCTGACCCTGATCCGGCCCAGCCTCGGGGACTTCATCGCCGATCGGTCCGAACTGCTCCGACGGGCCGCCGATGTGTTCGAGTGGGTGCGCTCCAAGGCGCTTGAGGTCACCGTAACGGGCCGCTACACATTGTCCGAGGCCGCCCAGGCCCACAGCGATCTGGAGGCTCGGCGTACCACCGGCAAGCTGCTCGTCATACCCGATGCGGCCGCTATTGGACGCCGCGAGGAGACGCAGAGCTGA
- a CDS encoding helix-turn-helix domain-containing protein has product MKWNLRLAAAQRDIWKSSQLQSMLADAGLTISAGKMSNLWSGQPVTIRLDDLDIICEVLGCQPNDLLAPEPEKARARRPASTSAPAAVAGEHPRIERRVGRTEPPL; this is encoded by the coding sequence ATGAAGTGGAACCTGCGGCTGGCCGCCGCGCAGCGCGACATCTGGAAGTCCTCGCAGCTGCAGTCGATGCTCGCCGACGCGGGCCTGACGATCAGCGCGGGGAAGATGTCCAATCTGTGGTCCGGGCAGCCGGTCACCATCCGTCTGGACGACCTCGACATCATCTGCGAGGTCCTGGGCTGCCAACCCAACGACCTTCTGGCCCCGGAGCCCGAGAAGGCCCGCGCTCGGCGTCCCGCAAGCACGTCCGCCCCGGCAGCGGTCGCGGGCGAGCACCCCAGGATCGAACGTCGGGTCGGTCGGACGGAACCACCGCTGTGA
- a CDS encoding nucleotidyltransferase domain-containing protein yields MTHRAEQSANQSEISQERAAEAQELIDRTTRWAANRQDIVGLLLVGSYARNAARPDSDIDIVLLSTDQTQYFNNTWANELALGELVRTQSWGPITERRYATASGLEVEIGIGSPEWARTDPVDPGTLRVVTDGARPLHDPAGVLASLIQTCQP; encoded by the coding sequence ATGACACACCGCGCCGAACAATCAGCGAACCAGTCCGAGATCTCACAGGAACGGGCCGCCGAAGCGCAGGAGCTCATCGACCGAACCACACGCTGGGCCGCAAACCGCCAGGACATCGTCGGTCTGCTCCTTGTCGGTTCATACGCCCGCAATGCCGCGCGCCCCGACTCCGACATCGACATTGTCCTGCTCTCGACGGACCAGACCCAGTACTTCAACAACACCTGGGCCAACGAGCTCGCCCTCGGCGAACTCGTCCGAACGCAATCGTGGGGGCCCATCACCGAACGACGCTATGCCACGGCCTCGGGTTTGGAAGTTGAGATCGGTATCGGGTCTCCGGAGTGGGCACGGACAGACCCCGTCGACCCTGGCACACTCCGCGTCGTCACCGACGGCGCCCGCCCCCTGCACGACCCCGCAGGAGTCCTTGCCTCTCTGATCCAGACCTGCCAACCGTGA